In Ovis canadensis isolate MfBH-ARS-UI-01 breed Bighorn chromosome 3, ARS-UI_OviCan_v2, whole genome shotgun sequence, one DNA window encodes the following:
- the ITPRIPL1 gene encoding inositol 1,4,5-trisphosphate receptor-interacting protein-like 1 has protein sequence MAVISLLFLAVMYVVHHPLLVSDRMDLDTLARSRQLEKRMSEEMRQLELEFEERKRAAEEKQKAENFWRGDTSGDQLVLGKKDRGWPFQVDGQEGPLGWMLGNLWNAGLFCIFLIFELLRQNMQHEPAFESSSDDDEEEVRVVPITSYNWLTDFPSREALESFHKHHVQNVTRDLPCTCEFVESFVDDLIEACRVLSRREAHPQLEDCLGIGAAFEKWGTLHETQKFDILVPLVPPQGTMFVLEMRDPALGRRCGCVLVESECVCKREKLLGDVLCLVHHHRDHSALVGTSNSSIKAALCTGSHLDVYKTVQWFRNMVGNAWALVAHKYDFKLSLPPSTTCCKLRLDYRSGRFLSIRLVLGVQREDTLVYLVSQAPNQEQVTSVDWPESFAACEHLFLKLVGRFAPENTCHLKCLQIILSLRDLQSLPQGASCPILTSYHFKTALMHLLLRLPLTDWQHDMLSQRLQDILWFLGRGLQQRSLHHFLIGNNFLPLTIPIPKTFRNAEPVNLFQHLVLNPMAHSQAVEEFHNLLAQVKALPCSSLAGAD, from the coding sequence ATGGCTGTGATAAGCCTTCTGTTCTTGGCAGTGATGTACGTCGTCCACCACCCCTTGCTGGTCAGTGACCGGATGGACTTGGACACGCTAGCCAGAAGCCGGCAGCTGGAAAAGCGGATGAGCGAGGAGATGCGTCAGTTGGAGCTGGAGTTTGAAGAGAGGAAGCGAGCAGCGGAGGAGAAGCAGAAGGCAGAGAACTTCTGGAGAGGGGACACTTCTGGTGACCAGCTAGTGCTGGGGAAGAAGGACAGGGGGTGGCCGTTCCAGGTGGACGGCCAGGAGGGCCCCCTGGGCTGGATGCTAGGAAATCTGTGGAATGCTGGCCTcttttgcatttttctcatttttgagcTCCTGCGACAGAACATGCAGCACGAGCCAGCCTTTGAGTCCAGCAGTGACGACGACGAGGAGGAGGTCCGGGTGGTGCCCATCACCTCCTACAACTGGCTCACTGACTTCCCCTCCAGGGAGGCCCTGGAATCTTTCCACAAACACCACGTCCAGAACGTCACCCGGGACCTGCCCTGCACCTGCGAGTTTGTGGAGAGCTTTGTGGATGACCTCATTGAGGCCTGTAGGGTGCTCAGCCGCCGGGAGGCTCACCCACAGCTGGAGGACTGCCTGGGCATCGGGGCGGCTTTCGAGAAATGGGGAACCCTCCATGAGACCCAGAAGTTTGACATCCTGGTGCCCCTCGTCCCCCCACAGGGCACAATGTTTgtgctggagatgagggatccggcCCTCGGCCGCCGCTGTGGCTGCGTGCTGGTGGAGTCAGAATGCGTGTGCAAGCGTGAGAAGCTGCTGGGGGACGTGCTGTGCCTGGTGCACCACCACAGGGACCACTCGGCCCTCGTGGGTACGTCTAACAGCTCCATCAAGGCGGCGCTCTGCACCGGCTCCCACCTGGACGTGTACAAGACTGTACAATGGTTCCGGAACATGGTGGGCAATGCCTGGGCCCTTGTGGCCCACAAGTATGACTTCAAGCTCAGCTTGCCACCGTCCACCACCTGCTGCAAGCTCAGGCTGGACTACCGCTCGGGCCGCTTCCTCTCCATCCGCCTGGTCCTGGGGGTGCAACGGGAAGACACCTTGGTCTACCTGGTGAGTCAGGCCCCCAACCAGGAACAGGTCACCAGTGTGGACTGGCCCGAGTCCTTTGCGGCCTGTGAACACCTGTTCCTAAAGCTGGTCGGGCGTTTTGCTCCCGAGAACACCTGTCACCTCAAGTGCCTCCAGATCATTTTGAGTCTCCGGGACCTTCAGAGTTTACCCCAGGGAGCGTCCTGCCCCATCCTCACCTCTTACCACTTCAAGACAGCCCTCATGCACTTGTTACTGCGGCTCCCCCTCACAGACTGGCAACACGACATGCTCTCCCAACGACTCCAGGACATCCTCTGGTTCCTGGGCCGAGGCCTCCAGCAGAGGTCTCTCCATCACTTCCTCATCGGCAACAACTTTCTGCCCCTGACCATCCCGATTCCCAAGACATTTCGGAATGCTGAGCCTGTCAATCTCTTCCAACACCTGGTGCTAAACCCCATGGCACATTCACAGGCAGTGGAAGAGTTCCATAACCTTCTGGCCCAGGTGAAAGCTCTGCCCTGTTCCTCGCTGGCCGGGGCAGATTGA